AATTCCGACGTAGCCCGCCGTACATAGTACCTATATTCTTTAAGTGAGTATAGAATACTGATTTGCGTCTCGTAGGTTATAAGCGGCGTTAAGGTCTCTATCTATTTCGAGTCCGCAACTACTGCATTTATAGGTTCTTTCGGAAAGGCTTAAATGTTTTTTGACTGCCCCACAATTAGAGCATGTTTTAGAGGAAGGATAGAACATAGAGACTTGCCTTAGCTCTACACCATGCTTGTGACACTGGGCAAGCAAAAACAGCTTAAAGGCATAAAAACCCTGATCGGTGACCGCTTTTGCCAGGTGTCTGTTTTTAACCATGCCTCTAACATTTAGGTCCTCTACGGTTATATGCTGGGGCTTGGTTTTCACCACAGCATTTACGACAGAGCGCCTGTATTCCTCACGGATGTTTCCTATGCGATAATGCAACTTTTGTACTCTAAGTGTGTTTTTAATTAAGTTAGAGCCACTTCCCACGGTTTTGCCGGCTTTCTTTTTTGCGTTCTGTTTTCTAGCCAGTGCTCGACTCTCCCGCTTTAATTTTTTCTCTTGTCTTTTGACCTTAGAGGTCTTATTGATATTGGGATAGATGCTCCCGTCACTTAAGGCAGCGAAGTTTTTTATGCCAAGGTCTATCCCTACGCCAGGGGCAACAGCTCGCTCTATCGTGGGCTCAGGAACATCACACAACAGGGACAGAAAAACACGCCCTGCCTTTATGGACAAAGTTCCGTTTATAACCTTTGCGTTTTCCGGGATATATCCAAACTCTTTTAGCCTGACAAAGTTAAAGGTAGGTATTTTTATCCTGTGTCTCTGGGCAGTCCAATCTGTCTCACTGTTTTTAGGCAGGTAAACTTTCACGTCCTGGTTCTTTTTCTTCTTAAACCGAGGAAATCCAGCTTTTTTGAGGAAGAATTTTTTATAGGCACATTCACCATTCATAATAGATTTCTTGCGGGCTTTAGACGAGACCTCTTTGATCCACCCAAAACCATCTTGCTTAGAGTGTACGTTATTAATCCACTTATCGAAGGAGTACCCCGATAAAAACTCGCCGGTCTCCTTATAGTGGTCCTGTGCCTTTTGAAGATACAAGTTATACAGATAACGACATACTCCGATGGTTTTAACTAGTTTTTCAAGCTGTTTTTCCGTCATCTTGAGTTCTGTCTTATATGCTTTTTTCACAACTCGTTATCTCCTTTCAGCTTATTTTTGTATTTCCGTAGCCCATTCACTTTGCATGAAAAAACATCGACAATAGAGATAAGGTCCTGTACTATTTCCTTTTGTGGGGAGACTGTTTACGGACACGCCAAATATCTCCGCTACATCTTTAGGCTTAAGTAGTTTTTTCATATATACATACTGTCATTTCTTGAGACTTGTGTCAATATTTTTAACTACTGTTCCTTGACTCCCGTAAGGGACGGTTAAATAGGATACCTTTTTACCCGTCATCCCCTGCTTGTCCATCACTATGAGCCTCTTGTCGGTGAAGACGAACATGTCCCTGACCAGCTTGTAGGCCGCCTGAACGTCCTCTCCCTCTATCAGCATGGAGCAGAATTCCTCCCTGACCTTGCCCAGGTCGGTCTCGCTGGCGTGGCCCATCAGGCCCCTTATAAGTCCCATGATATGCCTCCTCTATTTTTGTGGCTAGCCCTCAGGCCGTCTATGGTGAACGTCACTCGATTACCTGCCAGTGGCCGGTTTTTTTGGAGCCAATCCTGTGAATACGGTGCTCTCGCTTCAATTTCTGAATGTTGCGTTTTATAGTCGCCTCGCTGACCTCAAGCCATTCGGCCAGTTCTGCATAGCCCGCTGAGGGATCGGAACGCAGCATGTTTAAAAGGTCATTTATCAGGTCAACATGACCGGATAAATTATCGATCTGACCTGTTACCCCACGGACGTCCGCCAATTCCAGCTCGTCCACCGACTTACGGTAAACGGTGACGGTGAAAAGGGACCCGTCGTGATCGTCGGTAAAGTCTATCCTCGGCCACTTTTCCAGTGCTCGTTTTATGCCGGACCCCAAGCCGTGATAGGGGAGCAAACCTTTCGCTATGTAGGAAACCAGAATAGGGTTACGGATGTTGGAGTTACCGGAGCGGATCTTCTCCACA
This is a stretch of genomic DNA from Dethiosulfovibrio salsuginis. It encodes these proteins:
- a CDS encoding RNA-guided endonuclease InsQ/TnpB family protein, yielding MKKAYKTELKMTEKQLEKLVKTIGVCRYLYNLYLQKAQDHYKETGEFLSGYSFDKWINNVHSKQDGFGWIKEVSSKARKKSIMNGECAYKKFFLKKAGFPRFKKKKNQDVKVYLPKNSETDWTAQRHRIKIPTFNFVRLKEFGYIPENAKVINGTLSIKAGRVFLSLLCDVPEPTIERAVAPGVGIDLGIKNFAALSDGSIYPNINKTSKVKRQEKKLKRESRALARKQNAKKKAGKTVGSGSNLIKNTLRVQKLHYRIGNIREEYRRSVVNAVVKTKPQHITVEDLNVRGMVKNRHLAKAVTDQGFYAFKLFLLAQCHKHGVELRQVSMFYPSSKTCSNCGAVKKHLSLSERTYKCSSCGLEIDRDLNAAYNLRDANQYSILT
- a CDS encoding PH domain-containing protein — its product is MGLIRGLMGHASETDLGKVREEFCSMLIEGEDVQAAYKLVRDMFVFTDKRLIVMDKQGMTGKKVSYLTVPYGSQGTVVKNIDTSLKK